In Dethiobacter alkaliphilus AHT 1, the DNA window TCTGCAGTTTAACCATACCAATAACTTTTCTTGCCATACTTCCACCTCCTATCCTGCTAAAGCTTTTCCACTTGGTAGAATTCAAGTTCAACCGGGGTTTCCCGGCCAAACATGGACACAAGCACCTTAATCTTACGACGGTCCTCCAGAACTTCTTCCACAGAGCCGACAAAATTGGCAAAAGGCCCGTCGGTTACCCGGACATTTTCACCTACGCTAAAGTCAATCTTGGGCTTGGAGTCACCCATTCCCATCTGTTTGAGAATCTGGGAAATCTCCGCATCGGACAAGGGGATAGGCTTGGAACCGGGACCGACAAAACCGGTCACACCGGGCGTGTTGCGCACAACATACCAGGAGTCATCGGTTACGATCATCTCCACCAGCACATATCCGGGAAAGACCTTCTTTAAGGTTTCCTTCTTCTTGCCGTTTTTGATTTCCAGCTCTTTTTCCATGGGAACTAAGACGCGGAATATTTTATCCTGCATCTCCATGGATTCTACCCGTTTTTCCAGATTCGTTTTTACTT includes these proteins:
- the nusG gene encoding transcription termination/antitermination protein NusG; the protein is MSKNWYVVHTYAGYENKVKTNLEKRVESMEMQDKIFRVLVPMEKELEIKNGKKKETLKKVFPGYVLVEMIVTDDSWYVVRNTPGVTGFVGPGSKPIPLSDAEISQILKQMGMGDSKPKIDFSVGENVRVTDGPFANFVGSVEEVLEDRRKIKVLVSMFGRETPVELEFYQVEKL